In one window of Bacteroidales bacterium DNA:
- a CDS encoding TonB-dependent receptor has product MKKLGILVMIISLAGSLFAQRSVEGLITDAKSGEALIGVTVLIKGTAIGAITDVNGKYRLVSDQLVASSVIVYSYIGYTKVEEVCGERTVIDIALNPDQYALDEMVVIGYGTARRRNVLGAVTKVDSKELTRLPVAGVAQALQGLAAGVQVTQNTGAPGEGVSVRIRGAGSINSSNDPLYIVDGMPTTDALKILSPGDIENISVLKDASAAAIYGSRANNGVVLITTKKGIKGKTKITYRGQTGFQKATRLTKMVNTNDYITIYNEAATNDNAFLPVGLQRSLIMPSDAVDFANVNYLKELFQTAPVNSHELSFSGGNESTNYMISTSLYNQKGIIQGTDYTRGTVKLDVNTEANKWLTTGVSMLTGFSSNDIIGSSGDGYLGNGGSVVRYAFFRNPAIPIKFANGTYVDKPSGYFGSQIYDSFLGDGYNPIGMTHYNENNRKDDSYLGKAYFTAKITDKLKFTTNLGMDYRNSNTRRFNPTWGTMNRINGVNSLSIGNERTANWTVNNLLNYETTFRESHTLSIMLGFEAIKNSGKGIYASDSDFPIQQKELIYIGNGVGNKISNQTDWASTLASFFGRVNYDFKGKYYLSGTLRRDGSSRFTGNNKWGTFYSLSAGWSLNQEAFLKDVMWLKNLKLRAGYGAIGNQEIGLYADKDRISPYFNYPFGGVSSGGYAQTALGNKNLKWETSYQYNAGVDAELWKGAFAFSLDYFYKVTEGMLVKAPIPPSAGYANAAWINSGSVLNTGVELEASYHHKISEWSYSITGNLTFLHNEVLKLDAPLYGGRIESGIDATRTEVGYPIGSFYLLEMDGIFQNATDILLSAYQGNNIKPGDVKFKDNYKDGRIDDKDRVHLGSAIPKMIAGINLASNYKNFDLSVFFQGAYGNKIYVQINQDIEGFYRGFTVTQRYFDERWTGEGTSNTQPRASWTSKSNNATPSSRFLEDGSYLRLKNLQFGYTIPEKTLKIIGLSKARVYASATNLFTLTKYSGLDPEMTVSDNAKNEGDIAAGIDWGTYPSAITIMFGVDITF; this is encoded by the coding sequence ATGAAGAAACTTGGAATACTTGTGATGATAATTTCTTTAGCCGGATCGCTTTTTGCGCAGCGTTCGGTTGAAGGGTTGATTACGGATGCCAAATCTGGCGAAGCCCTTATTGGCGTTACGGTTCTGATTAAAGGAACAGCTATAGGAGCCATTACAGATGTCAACGGTAAATATCGTTTAGTATCGGATCAATTGGTTGCCTCATCAGTAATTGTATACTCATATATTGGATATACAAAGGTGGAGGAGGTTTGTGGAGAACGTACGGTGATTGATATTGCTCTTAACCCCGATCAATATGCACTTGATGAAATGGTGGTGATTGGATACGGGACTGCCAGGAGGCGCAATGTATTAGGAGCCGTTACCAAAGTTGATAGCAAAGAACTCACACGATTGCCAGTGGCTGGGGTTGCTCAGGCTTTACAAGGTCTTGCGGCAGGTGTTCAGGTAACACAAAACACTGGTGCTCCAGGCGAAGGAGTCTCGGTTCGCATCCGTGGTGCAGGTTCTATCAATTCAAGTAACGACCCACTCTATATCGTTGATGGAATGCCAACAACTGATGCTCTTAAAATCCTTTCACCTGGGGATATTGAAAACATCTCGGTTCTTAAAGATGCCTCGGCAGCGGCAATTTATGGTTCACGCGCCAATAATGGGGTTGTGCTTATTACCACCAAAAAAGGAATAAAAGGTAAAACCAAAATTACCTATCGCGGACAGACTGGATTTCAGAAAGCAACCCGGCTAACCAAAATGGTAAACACAAACGATTATATCACCATATATAACGAAGCAGCCACCAACGACAATGCCTTTCTCCCTGTAGGTCTACAACGTAGCCTTATTATGCCCAGTGACGCAGTGGATTTTGCCAATGTGAACTATCTAAAAGAATTATTCCAAACAGCACCTGTAAATTCCCACGAACTCTCCTTTTCTGGTGGAAATGAATCGACCAATTACATGATTTCCACATCGCTATATAACCAAAAGGGTATTATACAGGGTACTGATTACACTCGTGGAACAGTTAAACTTGATGTGAACACGGAAGCGAATAAATGGCTTACTACGGGAGTGAGTATGCTAACAGGATTCTCAAGTAACGATATCATTGGAAGTTCAGGGGACGGTTACCTTGGTAATGGTGGAAGTGTGGTAAGGTATGCTTTCTTCCGTAATCCAGCTATTCCTATAAAGTTTGCTAATGGAACTTATGTAGACAAACCGTCTGGGTATTTCGGAAGCCAGATTTATGATTCATTCCTCGGCGATGGTTACAATCCCATAGGTATGACCCATTATAACGAAAACAACCGCAAAGACGACAGCTATTTGGGCAAGGCCTATTTCACCGCCAAAATAACAGATAAGTTAAAATTCACTACCAATCTCGGTATGGATTATCGTAATTCTAACACACGCCGTTTCAACCCAACATGGGGAACCATGAACCGAATTAATGGAGTGAACAGCCTGAGTATTGGCAATGAACGCACAGCCAACTGGACTGTGAATAATCTGCTTAATTACGAAACCACGTTTAGGGAATCACATACCCTTTCGATTATGTTAGGATTTGAGGCTATTAAAAATAGCGGGAAAGGCATTTATGCCAGCGATTCCGATTTCCCTATCCAACAGAAGGAACTTATCTATATTGGTAATGGGGTTGGAAATAAGATTAGTAATCAAACTGATTGGGCCTCAACACTGGCATCGTTTTTTGGTAGAGTTAACTATGATTTCAAAGGAAAATATTATCTATCTGGCACTCTACGCCGTGATGGATCTTCTCGTTTTACTGGGAATAACAAGTGGGGAACCTTCTATTCCCTTTCTGCTGGTTGGTCGCTGAATCAGGAAGCCTTCCTTAAGGATGTTATGTGGCTTAAGAATCTTAAACTTCGTGCTGGTTATGGAGCAATTGGAAATCAGGAGATAGGACTTTATGCGGACAAAGACAGGATCTCCCCATATTTCAACTATCCGTTTGGCGGAGTGTCCAGCGGTGGTTATGCGCAAACTGCTTTAGGAAATAAAAACCTAAAATGGGAAACCAGCTATCAATATAATGCTGGAGTGGATGCTGAACTATGGAAAGGTGCATTTGCATTCTCATTAGACTATTTTTATAAAGTTACAGAAGGGATGTTGGTAAAAGCACCCATTCCCCCATCAGCAGGTTATGCAAATGCTGCATGGATCAATAGCGGATCGGTATTGAATACAGGGGTTGAACTTGAAGCTAGTTATCATCATAAAATCAGCGAATGGAGTTACTCAATTACGGGTAATCTGACCTTCCTACACAACGAGGTTCTCAAGTTGGATGCACCTCTCTACGGAGGAAGAATTGAGTCAGGTATAGATGCAACGAGAACAGAAGTGGGTTATCCCATCGGTTCATTCTACTTGCTCGAAATGGATGGCATATTCCAGAATGCTACTGATATTCTACTCTCTGCTTATCAGGGAAATAACATTAAACCAGGCGATGTTAAATTCAAAGATAATTATAAAGATGGGCGTATCGATGATAAAGATAGGGTACATCTAGGTAGTGCCATTCCAAAAATGATTGCAGGAATTAACCTAGCATCTAACTATAAAAACTTCGATTTAAGCGTGTTCTTCCAAGGTGCGTACGGCAACAAAATCTATGTACAGATAAATCAGGATATTGAAGGATTTTACCGTGGTTTTACCGTTACACAACGCTATTTCGATGAACGATGGACAGGAGAGGGTACATCAAACACCCAACCCAGGGCATCATGGACATCCAAATCGAACAATGCGACACCTTCGTCACGTTTTCTTGAAGATGGTTCATATTTGAGATTGAAAAACCTTCAGTTTGGTTACACTATTCCAGAGAAAACGCTAAAGATTATCGGTTTATCAAAGGCAAGGGTCTACGCATCTGCCACCAATCTGTTTACACTAACCAAGTATTCTGGTCTTGACCCAGAGATGACCGTAAGCGACAACGCAAAAAACGAAGGTGATATCGCAGCAGGTATCGATTGGGGAACCTATCCTTCGGCAATTACTATAATGTTTGGAGTCGACATCACTTTTTAA
- a CDS encoding glycosidase produces the protein MDIGKRFPQNPLIRPADLKSGIEGMEIVCLLNPGVFQFDRKIWLLLRVAERPKQIDGKISFPVYNSKGSIEILNFDKNDPDLDASDPRIINYKKKDYLTTLSYLRLVCSDDGIRFYEPEGYPPIFGKGELETFGIEDCRVATMTDGFSLSFTEVSEFGVGVGLIRTKDWKSFDREGMIFPPHNKDCAIFEEKINGKYYALHRPSSPELGGNYIWIAESLDLIHWGKHKCIATSRPDMWDSKRVGSGAAPIRTEKGWLEIYHGANSDHRYCLGALLLDINDPSKVLARSIEPIMEPIQTYEQTGFFGNVIFTNGHIVDGDKITIYYGASDEVICGAELSIKRILETLKE, from the coding sequence ATGGATATTGGTAAACGATTCCCGCAAAACCCTCTTATTCGTCCTGCCGATCTGAAATCAGGTATTGAAGGTATGGAAATAGTTTGCCTGCTCAATCCAGGTGTTTTTCAATTTGATAGAAAAATATGGCTACTACTTCGAGTTGCTGAAAGGCCTAAACAGATTGATGGCAAAATCAGCTTCCCTGTATATAATAGTAAAGGTTCAATTGAAATTTTGAATTTCGATAAAAACGATCCCGATCTGGATGCCTCTGATCCCAGAATAATCAATTATAAGAAGAAGGATTACCTTACAACACTCTCTTACTTACGACTTGTTTGCAGTGATGATGGCATTCGTTTTTATGAACCCGAAGGCTATCCTCCTATTTTCGGGAAAGGGGAGTTGGAAACCTTTGGTATTGAAGATTGCCGTGTAGCTACTATGACCGATGGCTTTAGCCTTTCGTTTACCGAGGTATCCGAATTTGGGGTTGGAGTTGGTCTTATCAGAACTAAAGATTGGAAGAGCTTCGATCGTGAAGGGATGATTTTTCCACCTCACAATAAGGATTGTGCTATCTTCGAGGAAAAGATCAACGGGAAATATTATGCCCTTCACCGCCCTAGCAGCCCTGAACTGGGTGGAAACTATATATGGATAGCTGAATCTCTCGATCTTATCCACTGGGGTAAACATAAGTGCATTGCAACCTCTCGTCCAGACATGTGGGATTCAAAGCGTGTTGGATCAGGCGCAGCACCTATCAGAACTGAAAAAGGCTGGCTTGAAATTTATCACGGAGCCAATAGCGATCATCGCTATTGCTTAGGTGCTTTGCTACTTGACATTAATGATCCTTCAAAGGTACTTGCTCGGAGCATTGAACCAATTATGGAGCCTATTCAGACATACGAGCAAACTGGATTTTTCGGGAACGTGATATTTACCAATGGTCATATTGTGGATGGTGATAAAATTACTATTTACTACGGGGCTAGCGATGAGGTTATCTGCGGAGCAGAACTATCGATAAAACGAATTTTGGAAACATTGAAAGAATAA
- a CDS encoding MFS transporter, translating into MKNKVLAEFRFFASMPRDMRLVLITNMIYAFVLPIIDIFVGAYIMRSSNNPSMVAVYQLCVYTGIPFTFLLNGFLLNKIKVSRLYSFGMLLSGVSMIFMMTLSNINMVGVSISGFIMGASFGFFWANRDFLALDTTNDTNRNYYYGVETFFYTLTFIIVPAVVGWFLIQSTTLGWFGGNIQGAYKIVTAIVLLLTILASIVIHQHRFRNPAQKKFLYLRFDPLWRKMLGLASLKGMVQGYLVTAPAILIMTLVGNEATLGTIQSVSGILTAFILYFLGRTTKPKHRIYIFAAGMTIFLIGALTNQILFSAIGVIVFVLCKVLFMPLHDIAYFPIQMQVIDILSVKENRSKYAYIFNHEFGLYLGRFFGLVLFIGLAFYVSKDFALRYSLVIVAIIQMLSIPLAKNIMKHSYSEDK; encoded by the coding sequence ATGAAGAATAAAGTTTTGGCTGAGTTCCGTTTTTTTGCCTCTATGCCCCGTGATATGCGCCTTGTGCTTATTACCAATATGATTTATGCATTTGTACTGCCCATTATTGACATTTTTGTGGGAGCCTACATTATGCGTAGCTCCAATAACCCATCCATGGTTGCGGTTTACCAGCTGTGTGTTTACACAGGGATTCCCTTTACATTCCTACTGAATGGATTTTTGCTGAATAAGATAAAGGTATCGCGCCTATACAGCTTTGGAATGCTACTAAGCGGTGTTTCTATGATTTTCATGATGACGCTCAGCAATATAAACATGGTAGGAGTATCCATATCAGGATTTATTATGGGTGCTTCATTTGGTTTTTTCTGGGCTAATCGCGATTTCTTGGCTCTTGATACCACAAACGATACGAACAGAAACTACTATTACGGTGTTGAGACATTCTTCTACACCTTAACATTTATTATAGTACCTGCCGTTGTTGGCTGGTTTTTGATTCAAAGCACTACTCTGGGTTGGTTTGGCGGCAACATTCAGGGAGCCTATAAGATTGTAACGGCGATAGTGCTTCTGCTCACTATTCTGGCTAGTATTGTAATTCATCAGCATAGATTTAGGAATCCCGCACAGAAGAAGTTTCTTTACTTGCGTTTCGACCCGTTATGGAGAAAAATGCTAGGGCTTGCTTCCTTAAAGGGGATGGTTCAAGGTTATTTAGTAACCGCACCAGCAATTCTAATCATGACTCTAGTTGGTAATGAGGCTACGCTGGGAACTATTCAAAGTGTTAGCGGGATACTAACTGCTTTCATCCTTTATTTTCTGGGAAGGACAACAAAACCAAAACATCGGATCTACATTTTTGCCGCTGGTATGACCATTTTTCTTATAGGTGCTCTTACCAATCAGATACTGTTCTCTGCCATTGGGGTTATTGTTTTTGTATTGTGTAAAGTCTTATTTATGCCATTACACGATATTGCCTACTTCCCCATTCAAATGCAGGTAATCGATATCCTGTCGGTAAAGGAGAACCGTAGCAAATACGCATACATCTTCAACCATGAGTTTGGACTTTACTTAGGTCGATTCTTTGGTCTTGTCCTATTCATTGGCTTAGCTTTCTATGTTTCTAAAGATTTTGCCCTAAGGTATTCGCTTGTGATTGTTGCGATTATCCAGATGCTCTCTATCCCGCTTGCAAAAAACATAATGAAACATTCTTATTCTGAGGATAAATGA